A genomic window from Diospyros lotus cultivar Yz01 chromosome 2, ASM1463336v1, whole genome shotgun sequence includes:
- the LOC127796011 gene encoding transcription factor ILR3-like, translated as MRSQEENSDWLFDYGLIDNISVPGGDLPSLGPAFDWGSSAIAASAGLSMDAEHSFGNSDAKECGSRKRVRSGSSCGSGSDSKACREKMRRDRLNDRFHELSSILEPGRTPKMDKAVILSDAVRMLTQLRDESQKLKDSCDSLQGKINELKAEKNELREEKQKLKMEKEKLEQQLKVLGAQPAFLAHPSAIPAPFAGPGQVVGSKLAMPFISYPGVPMWQLMPPIAVDTSQDHVLRPPVA; from the exons ATGCGTTCTCAGGAGGAGAATTCCGATTGGCTCTTCGATTATGGCTTGATCGATAACATATCCGTTCCAGGCGGTGACCTTCCCTCTCTCGGCCCCGCTTTCGATTGGGGCTCTAGCGCTATCGCCGCTTCGGCTGGTCTCAG CATGGATGCGGAACACTCATTTGGAAATTCAGATGCTAAGGAATGTGGCTCCAGAAAGAG GGTGAGGTCTGGATCAAGTTGTGGCAGTGGATCTGACTCAAAAGCATGTAGGGAGAAGATGCGGAGGGATAGGCTGAATGACAG GTTCCACGAGTTAAGCTCCATACTGGAGCCTGGTAGGACACCCAAAATGGACAAGGCTGTTATATTGAGTGATGCTGTTCGAATGCTGACTCAGTTAAGAGATGAATCCCAAAAACTCAAGGATTCTTGTGACAGCTTGCAGGGGAAGATAAATGAATTGAAG GCTGAGAAAAATGAACTTCGAGAAGAAAAGCAGAAGCtgaagatggagaaagagaaaCTCGAGCAGCAATTAAAAGTGCTGGGCGCTCAACCCGCCTTCTTGGCTCACCCTTCTGCAATTCCTGCTCCATTTGCTGGCCCCGGCCAAGTTGTTGGCAGCAAACTGGCGATGCCGTTTATTAGTTACCCTGGAGTTCCAATGTGGCAGTTGATGCCACCCATTGCAGTTGATACCTCGCAGGACCATGTTCTTCGCCCTCCAGTTGCTTAA
- the LOC127793826 gene encoding kinesin-like protein KIN-14C: protein MNYRSQNKPPPRSPSNKNSSVDGTHHDKRRKIGTARLAGPVSTGRGRQPFAAMPNRQDANLNANDLAGTEASECESVQFTKEEVEALLNEKIKGKKFDLKGKMEQMNDHIKKLKLCIKWFQEVEERHVQEKEKVQNTLDSVERKCTATEVAMQNKEDELKSLIKELKDTTASLQENLTREELEKLDAIECHRREKEDRVAAEKLQASLREELEKAEQEKVTANQRVTSLNDMYKRLQEYNTSLQQYNSKLQTDLATANESLKRVENEKATIVQNLSTLRSHYTLLQDQLTSSRASQDEAVQQKEILLKEVGSLRGELQQVRDDRDRQLAQTQALNAELVKYKESTGKSVAELDNLTLKSSALEETCSSQREQIRLLQHQLAAATEKLKMADLSSLETRTEFEEQKKAICELQDRLVDAELQISEGEKLRKKLHNTILELKGNIRVFCRVRPLLPDDGAGTDNSVVSYPTSVESKGRGIELIQSGQKLPFSFDKVFNHEASQNDVFVEISQLVQSALDGYKVCIFAYGQTGSGKTYTMMGMPESPEQKGLIPRSLEQIFQSSQSLLAQGWKFKMQASMLEIYNETIRDLLSVNRSSGSELARAESGGVGKQYAIKHDVNGNTHVSDLTIVDVCSIKEVSSLLQQAAQSRSVGKTQMNEHSSRSHFVFTLRISGVNESTEQQVQGVLNLIDLAGSERLSRSGATGDRLKETQAINKSLSCLSDVIFALAKKEDHVPFRNSKLTYLLQPCLGGDSKTLMFVNISPDPVSLGESLCSLRFAARVNSCEIGIPRRQTSTRPLDSRLSYG, encoded by the exons ATGAATTATCGCAGCCAGAATAAGCCTCCTCCTCGCAGTCCCTCAAAT AAAAACAGTAGCGTTGATGGTACGCATCACGACAAGCGGAGGAAAATTGGGACGGCGAGGTTGGCTGGGCCAGTGAGTACAGGCCGAGGGAGGCAACCTTTTGCAGCTATGCCCAACCGGCAGGATGCTAATTTGAATGCGAATGACTTGGCTGGGACTGAGGCTTCAGAGTGTGAGAGTGTGCAGTTTACTAAGGAGGAGGTTGAGGCATTGTTGAATGAGAAGATTAAGGGGAAGAAGTTCGACCTCAAG GGGAAAATGGAACAAATGAATGACCACATAAAGAAACTTAAGCTATGCATAAAATGGTTTCAAGAAGTTGAAGAAAGACATGTCCAGGAGAAGGAAAAGGTACAGAATACCTTGGATTCTGTAGAGAGAAAATGCACTGCAACAG agGTGGCAATGCAAAATAAGGAGGATGAATTAAAATCACTCATTAAGGAATTGAAGGATACAACTGCTTCTTTACAAGAAAATTTGACAAGGGAAGAATTGGAGAAGTTG GATGCAATTGAGTGCCATAGACGAGAAAAAGAAGATAGGGTTGCTGCTGAAAAGTTGCAAGCATCTCTAAGAGAAGAGCTTGAAAAGGCTGAGCAGGAGAAAGTAACTGCCAACCAGAGG GTAACATCATTGAATGATATGTACAAGAGATTGCAAGAGTACAACACAAGCCTGCAGCAGTACAATAGCAAACTTCAAACAGACCTTGCAACAGCAAATGAGTCTCTCAAGCGTGTAGAAAATGAGAAAGCCACTATAGTGCAGAATCTGAGCACGCTACGGAGTCATTATACTTTGTTGCAGGACCAGTTGACTTCTTCCaga GCTTCTCAAGATGAGGCTGTTCAGCAGAAAGAAATACTTTTGAAAGAAGTTGGTTCTCTTAGAGGAGAATTACAACAAGTGAGGGATGATCGTGATAGGCAATTGGCTCAGACACAGGCCTTAAATGCTGAACTAGTCAAGTACAAAGAAAGTACAGGCAAGTCGGTTGCAGAGTTAGATAACTTGACCCTAAAATCAAGCGCCTTGGAG GAAACCTGCTCTTCTCAAAGAGAACAAATACGCTTATTGCAACATCAATTAGCAGCTGCCACTGAGAAGCTGAAG ATGGCTGACTTATCTTCTTTAGAAACAAGGACTGAATTTGAAGAGCAAAAGAAAGCCATATGTGAATTGCAAGATCGCCTTGTAGATGCAGAGCTTCAAATATCTGAAGGAGAGAAGTTGCGGAAAAAGCTTCACAACACTATTTTG GAACTGAAAGGGAACATTCGTGTATTCTGTAGAGTACGCCCATTGTTACCTGATGATGGTGCTGGAACAGATAATTCAGTTGTTTCTTATCCAACATCTGTGGAATCTAAGGGCCGTGGCATTGAATTGATCCAAAGTG GGCAAAAGCTTCCTTTCTCCTTTGACAAAGTATTCAATCATGAAGCTTCTCAAAATGATGTGTTTGTAGAGATATCGCAACTTGTACAGAGTGCACTTGATGGGTACAAG GTGTGTATATTTGCTTATGGTCAAACAGGCTCAGGAAAAACTTATACCATGATGGGCATGCCAGAATCTCCTGAACAGAAAGGGCTTATACCACGGTCATTAGAACAGATATTCCAAAGTAGTCAATCACTCCTTGCACAGGGTTGGAAATTTAAAATGCAG GCATCAATGTTGGAAATTTACAATGAAACTATTCGTGATTTGCTATCGGTAAATCGTTCAAGTGGATCAGAATTGGCACGTGCAGAAAGTGGTGGTGTGGGAAAGCAGTATGCCATTAAGCATGATGTAAATGGAAACACACACGTTTCTGATCTTACCATTGTTGATGTCTGCAGTATAAAAGAGGTCTCTTCACTTCTACAGCAGGCTGCACAAAGCAG GTCTGTTGGTAAGACACAGATGAATGAACATTCATCCAGGAGTCACTTTGTTTTTACATTGCGTATATCTGGAGTGAATGAG AGCACGGAGCAACAAGTACAGGGTGTGTTGAATCTCATAGATCTAGCTGGAAGTGAGCGGCTTTCAAGGAGTGGGGCAACTGGAGACAGGCTCAAGGAGAcccag GCCATCAATAAGAGTTTATCTTGCTTAAGCGATGTCATTTTTGCATTGGCAAAGAAAGAGGACCATGTCCCATTCAGGAATTCAAAACTGACTTATCTTCTCCAG CCGTGCCTAGGAGGAGATTCGAAGACCTTGATGTTTGTGAATATATCCCCGGACCCTGTGTCACTTGGTGAATCGCTTTGCTCCCTTAGATTTGCTGCCAGAGTAAATTCCTGTGAGATTGGAATCCCCCGTCGCCAGACATCAACACGACCATTAGATTCTCGGTTGAGTTATGGCTGA